Proteins encoded together in one Streptomyces umbrinus window:
- a CDS encoding DUF4032 domain-containing protein has translation MALQISATNPEHPALLLDLPWQLPLEEWPEHYLVPLPRGISRHVVRYARAGTEVVAVKELAERPALREYELLRSLDRLNIPSVDPLAVVTGRTDEGGEPLESVLITRHLGGSMPYRSMFETTMRPATMHRLMDALAVLLVRLHLAGFAWGDCSLSNTLFRRDAGAYAAYLVDAETGELHPQLSPGQREYDLDLARVNISGELLDLEASGALHPSVDPIEFGMEICARYNRLWEELTRTSVYPAGKHHYIDRRIRRLNDLGFDVAEMQIAHSSNGDTVTFVPKVVDAGHHQRQLLRLTGLDAEENQARRLLNDLEAWMATQDDYAPGDPPPSSRLRSSRGDPHAARPEVLAHRWVRDVFRPTVRAVPRELRGSMDSAELYHGLLEHRWYLSERAQHDIGLDTAVEDYVKNILPPMRDALPPPTDDTAPSV, from the coding sequence ATGGCTTTGCAGATCAGCGCCACCAACCCGGAGCATCCCGCGCTCCTGCTCGACCTGCCGTGGCAGCTGCCCCTGGAGGAATGGCCCGAGCACTACCTCGTACCGCTGCCGCGGGGCATCTCGCGGCACGTGGTGCGCTACGCGCGCGCCGGTACGGAGGTCGTGGCGGTCAAGGAGCTCGCCGAGCGGCCCGCCCTGCGGGAGTACGAGCTGCTGCGCAGTCTCGACCGGCTGAACATCCCGTCGGTGGACCCGCTCGCCGTGGTCACCGGCCGCACCGACGAGGGCGGCGAGCCGCTGGAATCCGTCCTGATCACCCGGCATCTCGGCGGCTCGATGCCCTACCGGTCGATGTTCGAGACCACCATGCGGCCCGCCACCATGCACCGGCTCATGGACGCGCTGGCCGTGCTCCTCGTCCGGCTCCACCTCGCCGGGTTCGCCTGGGGCGACTGCTCGCTGTCCAACACGCTGTTCCGGCGGGACGCGGGCGCGTACGCTGCGTATCTCGTCGACGCCGAGACCGGGGAGCTGCATCCGCAACTCAGTCCCGGGCAGCGCGAGTACGACCTGGACCTCGCGCGCGTGAACATCAGCGGGGAGCTGCTGGACCTGGAGGCGTCCGGCGCCCTCCACCCGTCGGTGGACCCGATCGAGTTCGGCATGGAGATCTGCGCGCGCTACAACCGGCTGTGGGAGGAGCTGACCCGCACGTCCGTGTACCCGGCGGGCAAGCACCACTACATCGACCGCCGCATCCGCCGCCTGAACGACCTCGGTTTCGATGTCGCCGAGATGCAGATCGCGCACTCCTCGAACGGTGACACCGTCACGTTCGTGCCGAAGGTCGTCGACGCGGGCCACCACCAGCGCCAGTTGCTGCGGCTGACCGGGCTCGACGCCGAGGAGAACCAGGCGCGGCGGCTGCTCAACGACCTGGAGGCCTGGATGGCCACCCAGGACGACTACGCGCCCGGTGACCCTCCCCCAAGCTCTCGGCTTCGCTCGAGCAGGGGGGACCCCCACGCCGCCCGTCCGGAAGTGCTGGCCCACCGCTGGGTGCGGGACGTCTTCCGGCCGACCGTGCGTGCCGTGCCGCGCGAGCTGCGCGGCTCGATGGATTCGGCCGAGCTCTACCACGGGCTGCTCGAACACCGCTGGTACCTGTCGGAGCGGGCACAGCACGACATCGGCCTGGACACGGCGGTCGAGGACTACGTCAAGAACATCCTGCCCCCGATGCGGGACGCGCTGCCGCCGCCGACGGACGACACCGCGCCCTCGGTCTGA
- a CDS encoding SGNH/GDSL hydrolase family protein: MTARFARAGGRLAALLLIAAAVQMTPAAAQPADTHASTAQAAAAERRHDVVTWGASADRIGDAVNDRSYRLIVRTSVAGDDLRIRLSNAFGDRPLTFDSVYAGIRKEGASVVRGTNKRLTFGGSRSVTVPAGAPAYSDPLPGRLPAATDLAVSIHTSEASGTATGHSMAMQSSYAAEGDHTGEEAAASWTQPIGSWFYLDAVSVRTSSATGAVVALGDSITDGWQSTSDLNRRWPDYLARRLRATTGQVKGVANEGISGNKVLADGAGQSALNRLDRDVLSLPGVRTVFLFEGVNDIKAHSGVTAQDMIKGYREIISRAHEAGKCVVGATVAPFKGWYEWDTAAESVRQEVNQFIRDSGEFDAVTDFDRILRSPYDHERILPVFDGGDRLHPNDKGMQAMADAVDLKSLDCSA; encoded by the coding sequence ATGACGGCGCGCTTCGCCCGAGCAGGCGGCCGCCTGGCCGCCCTGCTGCTGATCGCCGCGGCCGTCCAGATGACGCCCGCGGCGGCGCAGCCGGCCGACACGCACGCGTCCACGGCCCAGGCTGCCGCCGCCGAGCGGCGGCACGACGTGGTCACCTGGGGCGCGAGCGCGGACCGCATCGGTGACGCCGTCAACGACCGCAGCTACCGCCTGATCGTGCGCACCAGCGTCGCCGGGGACGATCTGCGCATCCGGCTCTCCAACGCCTTCGGCGACCGGCCGCTGACCTTCGACAGCGTCTACGCCGGCATCCGGAAGGAGGGCGCCAGCGTGGTCCGCGGCACCAACAAGCGGCTGACCTTCGGCGGCTCCCGCTCCGTCACGGTCCCGGCCGGCGCCCCCGCGTACAGCGACCCGCTCCCCGGCAGGCTGCCCGCCGCGACCGACCTGGCCGTCAGCATCCACACCAGTGAGGCGAGCGGCACGGCCACCGGGCACTCCATGGCCATGCAGTCCTCGTACGCGGCGGAGGGCGACCACACGGGCGAGGAGGCCGCGGCCTCCTGGACCCAGCCGATCGGCTCCTGGTTCTACCTCGACGCCGTGTCCGTACGGACGAGTTCGGCCACCGGGGCCGTGGTCGCGCTCGGCGACTCCATCACGGACGGCTGGCAGTCCACGAGCGATCTGAACCGCCGCTGGCCCGACTACCTCGCCCGTCGGCTGCGGGCAACGACCGGTCAGGTCAAGGGAGTTGCCAACGAGGGCATCTCCGGGAACAAGGTCCTCGCGGACGGCGCGGGGCAGAGCGCCCTCAACCGGCTGGACCGTGACGTCCTTTCCCTCCCGGGCGTCCGCACGGTGTTCCTCTTCGAGGGCGTCAACGACATCAAGGCCCACTCCGGCGTGACGGCCCAGGACATGATCAAGGGCTATCGCGAGATCATCTCCCGCGCCCACGAGGCCGGGAAGTGCGTCGTCGGAGCCACCGTCGCGCCCTTCAAGGGCTGGTACGAGTGGGACACCGCCGCCGAGTCCGTACGCCAGGAGGTCAACCAATTCATCCGGGACAGCGGGGAGTTCGACGCCGTCACCGACTTCGACCGCATCCTCCGCAGTCCCTACGACCACGAGCGCATCCTCCCCGTCTTCGACGGCGGCGACCGTCTGCACCCCAACGACAAGGGCATGCAGGCGATGGCCGACGCCGTCGACCTCAAGAGCCTCGACTGCTCCGCCTGA
- a CDS encoding LysE/ArgO family amino acid transporter, with product MTSTLTAAAAGFGTGLSLIVAIGAQNAFVLRQGIRRDAVLAVVGICALSDAALIALGVGGVGAVVVAWPEALTAVALIGGVFLIGYGCLAVRRVFRPSALLVEAGTAGSRRRAVLTCLAMTWLNPHVYLDTVFLLGSIAADRGPLRWTFGLGAVLASLVWFAALGFGARLLSRFLARPSAWRVLDALVAAMMTALGATLIAGA from the coding sequence GTGACCAGCACTCTGACCGCCGCTGCCGCCGGGTTCGGCACCGGCCTCTCCCTCATCGTCGCCATCGGCGCACAGAACGCCTTCGTCCTGCGGCAGGGCATCCGCAGGGACGCCGTGCTCGCGGTGGTGGGCATCTGTGCCCTGTCCGACGCGGCACTCATCGCCCTCGGTGTCGGCGGTGTCGGCGCGGTGGTGGTGGCCTGGCCGGAGGCACTGACCGCGGTCGCGCTGATCGGCGGTGTCTTCCTCATCGGCTACGGCTGTCTCGCCGTACGCCGCGTGTTCCGGCCCTCGGCGCTGCTCGTGGAGGCGGGGACGGCCGGCTCGCGACGGCGGGCCGTACTCACCTGTCTTGCGATGACCTGGCTCAACCCGCACGTCTACCTGGACACCGTGTTCCTGCTCGGCTCCATCGCGGCCGACCGCGGCCCGCTGCGCTGGACCTTCGGCCTCGGCGCCGTCCTCGCCAGCCTGGTCTGGTTCGCCGCGCTGGGTTTCGGCGCCCGGCTGCTCAGCCGCTTCCTGGCCCGGCCGTCGGCGTGGCGCGTACTGGACGCTCTGGTCGCGGCGATGATGACCGCGCTCGGCGCCACGCTGATCGCCGGGGCGTGA
- a CDS encoding DUF485 domain-containing protein, producing MARNMIGSHPDFRSIRGAHRRFGAVALSISVGGFLLFVLLSSFLPDVLNRPLFGHVTLGLAGGVGQFAVMALTAWRYTVHMERRVDPAADRLRAELHRDAAARARVPQQQRRFGGW from the coding sequence GTGGCCCGGAACATGATCGGTTCGCATCCCGACTTCCGCTCCATCCGCGGCGCCCACCGCAGATTCGGGGCGGTGGCGCTGTCGATCTCGGTGGGTGGGTTCCTGCTGTTCGTGCTGCTGTCGAGTTTCCTGCCGGACGTGCTCAATCGGCCGCTGTTCGGTCATGTGACGCTGGGACTCGCGGGCGGGGTGGGTCAGTTCGCCGTGATGGCCCTGACCGCCTGGCGGTACACGGTGCACATGGAGCGGCGGGTCGATCCGGCCGCCGACCGTCTGCGCGCCGAGCTGCATCGCGACGCGGCCGCGCGGGCCCGGGTCCCCCAGCAGCAGAGGCGGTTCGGCGGATGGTGA
- a CDS encoding LysR family transcriptional regulator ArgP: MTELPLDQVRTLLAVVDEGTFDAAAAVLHVTPSAVSQRVKALEQRTGRVLLMRTKPVRPTESGEVVVRFARQLARLEDEARTELGMSGSDEPTRLSIAVNSDSLATWFLPALARVPEELGLCYELRREDQDHTATLLREGLVMAAVTSSPEAVTGCSVRSLGRMRYVPVAAPDFAARRLGGWPDTPLRDVIGDAPVVAFDRRDDLQDAFVRGLERGRGAASSPRHLVPTSEGFVDAVAAGMGWGMAPEVQAAPLLEAGRLVNLAPDSRIYIPLYWQQWKLDFPALAAVSEAVASAAAEALDPVRGA; this comes from the coding sequence ATGACGGAGCTTCCCCTCGACCAGGTGCGTACCCTGCTGGCCGTCGTGGACGAGGGCACGTTCGACGCGGCGGCCGCGGTGCTGCATGTGACGCCGTCGGCGGTGAGCCAGCGGGTCAAGGCGCTCGAACAGCGCACGGGGCGCGTCCTGTTGATGCGTACGAAACCGGTCCGGCCGACCGAGTCCGGCGAGGTCGTCGTGCGGTTCGCGCGCCAACTGGCCCGCCTTGAGGACGAGGCCAGGACCGAGCTCGGCATGTCGGGCTCCGACGAACCGACACGGCTGTCGATCGCGGTCAACTCCGACTCGCTGGCGACCTGGTTCCTGCCCGCCCTCGCCCGCGTACCGGAGGAACTCGGGCTCTGCTACGAGTTGCGCCGCGAGGACCAGGACCACACGGCCACGCTGCTGCGCGAGGGGCTGGTGATGGCGGCGGTGACCTCGTCGCCGGAGGCGGTGACGGGTTGTTCCGTCCGGAGCCTCGGGCGTATGCGGTACGTCCCGGTGGCCGCCCCCGATTTCGCCGCGCGACGGCTCGGCGGGTGGCCGGACACCCCGCTGCGGGACGTGATCGGCGACGCGCCCGTGGTGGCCTTCGACCGACGTGACGATCTCCAGGACGCGTTCGTCCGGGGGCTCGAACGCGGTCGCGGCGCGGCGAGTTCACCGCGGCATCTCGTGCCGACGTCGGAGGGGTTCGTCGACGCCGTCGCGGCCGGAATGGGGTGGGGCATGGCTCCCGAGGTACAGGCGGCGCCGCTGCTCGAAGCGGGACGGCTCGTCAATCTCGCCCCGGACTCGAGGATCTACATCCCCCTGTACTGGCAGCAGTGGAAGCTCGACTTCCCGGCGCTCGCCGCCGTGTCCGAGGCCGTCGCGTCGGCGGCCGCCGAGGCTCTGGACCCGGTGCGAGGCGCCTGA
- a CDS encoding universal stress protein, producing the protein MTRPITVGVDGSAESLAAVHWAAREAVRRSLALRVVHAWEKSDGEDRTGDVRDALAETAREVTDRHPDLPVTTDLLEGDRVDALVAAAAEAETLVLGTRGHGAIVGFLLGSVGQQVVAESARPVVLVRAGDLAESEAAGREIVVGQQGGPDDSAAALEFAFETAATRGAGVRVVRAWSLPTVFTFSPASLKLADEAGGLEQYENKALAEALRPWEERFPQVRVTQHVEMGSAGEVLLTAAAPAQLLVVGRRAHPSAVGARVGSVAHAAMHHAPCPVAVVPPA; encoded by the coding sequence ATGACCCGCCCGATCACCGTGGGAGTAGACGGTTCCGCCGAATCCCTGGCCGCCGTGCACTGGGCGGCCAGGGAGGCGGTACGCCGTTCACTGGCGCTGCGTGTGGTGCACGCCTGGGAGAAGTCCGACGGCGAGGACCGGACCGGGGACGTGCGGGACGCGCTGGCGGAGACCGCACGCGAGGTCACCGACCGGCACCCGGACCTGCCGGTGACCACCGACCTCCTCGAAGGCGACCGGGTCGACGCACTGGTCGCCGCGGCGGCGGAGGCCGAGACGCTGGTGCTCGGCACCCGCGGGCACGGAGCGATCGTCGGCTTCCTGCTCGGCTCCGTCGGCCAGCAGGTGGTCGCCGAGTCTGCGCGGCCCGTCGTCCTCGTACGCGCCGGGGATCTCGCCGAGTCCGAGGCGGCCGGGCGCGAGATCGTCGTCGGGCAGCAGGGCGGCCCGGACGACAGCGCGGCGGCACTGGAGTTCGCGTTCGAGACGGCGGCGACACGTGGCGCCGGCGTACGCGTCGTACGAGCGTGGAGCCTGCCCACCGTCTTCACCTTCAGCCCCGCCTCGCTGAAGCTCGCCGACGAGGCCGGAGGACTGGAGCAGTACGAGAACAAGGCGCTCGCGGAGGCGCTGCGGCCCTGGGAGGAGCGGTTCCCCCAGGTGCGGGTGACACAGCACGTCGAGATGGGCAGCGCGGGCGAGGTACTGCTCACGGCGGCCGCGCCGGCCCAGCTGCTGGTGGTCGGCCGGCGCGCGCACCCCTCCGCCGTCGGCGCACGGGTGGGTTCGGTGGCCCATGCGGCCATGCACCACGCGCCCTGCCCGGTGGCGGTCGTCCCGCCGGCCTGA
- a CDS encoding solute symporter family protein → MVTLPQDHLVTLSAGVVGGFSLKLTFILFVSVVVVSMFTALITAPQGDEISEFYLGNRTMTPLRNGLAMCGDYLSAATLLGSTGLVALTGYDGLLYLVGTSVAWVMVLLLIAEPLRNSGKFTLGDTLALRLPRSRRSVRLALAFCTLTITVLYLVAQLVGSVALLTQFLGEPSSATRTLCIVAIGTLVVLYVALGGMPGATFIQIVKAVMLVVGVAVTAVMVLHRYQWNVDDLLGGAASGSGIGQRFLEPGLRYGGSTTNKLDFFSLQIAIVLGLAALPHVMMRLLAPSATRVLRRSILWAMGLVGFVCLAAGVLGLGATAIVGRDVIADIDAKGDAAVLLLAQDLGGALLTALISCLAFVTLLAVAAGLTLAAASSLAHDLYAEVIRKGRASQREELTVARLSAVVIGVLGMLLALVSWGTNTATLAFLAFAIAASAILPTMVYSLFWRRFNARGALLSLYGGLVTSVLLVICSPVVSSRPASFYPDADFAFFPLQNPGIVSVPAGFLLGWLGTVLARRPEDTEPAETYEKFEVRAVLGVDQPV, encoded by the coding sequence ATGGTGACTCTCCCCCAGGACCACCTGGTCACCCTCTCCGCCGGTGTCGTCGGCGGCTTCAGTCTGAAGCTGACCTTCATCCTGTTCGTGTCGGTCGTCGTGGTCAGCATGTTCACCGCGCTCATCACCGCGCCGCAGGGTGACGAGATCAGCGAGTTCTATCTCGGCAACCGCACGATGACGCCGCTGCGCAACGGCCTGGCGATGTGCGGGGACTATCTCTCCGCCGCCACCCTGCTCGGCAGCACCGGCCTGGTCGCACTGACCGGGTACGACGGCCTGCTGTACCTCGTGGGCACCAGCGTGGCCTGGGTGATGGTGCTGCTGCTGATCGCCGAACCCCTGCGCAACTCCGGCAAGTTCACGCTCGGCGACACCCTGGCACTGCGTCTTCCGCGCAGCCGGCGCTCCGTCCGCCTCGCCCTCGCCTTCTGCACTCTGACGATCACCGTGCTCTACCTCGTCGCCCAACTGGTCGGCAGCGTCGCCCTGCTGACGCAGTTCCTCGGCGAACCGTCCAGCGCCACCCGCACTCTGTGCATCGTGGCCATCGGCACCCTGGTCGTGCTGTACGTGGCGCTCGGCGGTATGCCCGGCGCGACCTTCATCCAGATCGTCAAGGCCGTCATGCTGGTCGTCGGTGTCGCCGTGACCGCCGTCATGGTGCTGCACCGCTACCAGTGGAACGTCGACGATCTGCTCGGCGGAGCGGCCTCCGGCAGCGGGATCGGCCAGCGGTTCCTGGAGCCCGGGCTGCGCTACGGCGGCAGCACGACCAACAAGCTCGACTTCTTCAGCCTGCAGATCGCCATCGTGCTGGGACTGGCCGCGCTCCCGCACGTGATGATGCGGCTGCTGGCCCCGAGCGCCACCCGGGTGCTGCGACGCTCCATCCTGTGGGCCATGGGCCTGGTCGGTTTCGTGTGTCTCGCCGCCGGCGTACTCGGCCTCGGCGCGACCGCGATCGTCGGGCGGGACGTCATCGCGGACATCGACGCGAAGGGCGACGCCGCGGTGCTGCTGCTCGCACAGGACCTCGGCGGCGCCCTGCTCACCGCACTCATCTCCTGTCTGGCGTTCGTGACGCTGCTGGCCGTGGCCGCGGGCCTCACCCTCGCGGCTGCCTCCTCCCTCGCGCACGACCTGTACGCGGAGGTGATCCGCAAGGGCCGGGCGAGCCAGCGGGAGGAGCTGACCGTGGCCCGGCTGTCCGCCGTCGTGATCGGTGTCCTGGGGATGCTGCTGGCGCTGGTCTCCTGGGGGACGAACACCGCCACCCTGGCGTTCCTCGCCTTCGCCATCGCCGCGTCCGCGATCCTGCCGACGATGGTCTACAGCCTGTTCTGGCGCCGCTTCAACGCGCGCGGGGCCCTGCTCAGCCTGTACGGCGGCCTCGTCACGTCCGTACTGCTGGTCATCTGCTCGCCCGTCGTCTCATCGAGGCCCGCCTCGTTCTACCCGGACGCGGACTTCGCCTTCTTCCCGCTGCAGAACCCGGGCATCGTCTCCGTGCCGGCCGGGTTCCTGCTGGGCTGGCTGGGCACCGTCCTGGCCCGTCGCCCGGAGGACACAGAGCCGGCCGAGACGTACGAGAAGTTCGAGGTCCGCGCGGTGCTGGGGGTGGATCAGCCGGTCTGA
- a CDS encoding glycoside hydrolase family 88/105 protein: protein MNRRRLLTGGTALAASATLLTTPTATARTAWAVPSRAEILPVLRRVADHWIATHTDPGDNGWANATFFSGLLALHRLTGDPRYLAYARGWAEKHAYGLRGGVTTRHADNHNAGQAYLDLYEIEPEEGKLAAIEESLRRMVLTDQPGKNDDWWWDDALHMGMPPFARLGVLRRDPRYWEKLYALYGHTKRVEGGPGLLDPGTGLWYRDKRFLPGAIVSPTGKPVVWSRGNGWVAGGHVKTLKALPRSERHTAEYRETLTRLVTALPAAQRTDGFWNVNLADAEHLPGPETSGTSFFLYGTAYAIRAGLVRRAAFLPVADRAWQGLVTTAVHPDGFLGYVQKVGDRPESSQPVTYDSTSDFGVGAFLLGGTELALLTS, encoded by the coding sequence GTGAACCGACGTCGCCTACTCACCGGCGGGACCGCGCTAGCGGCCTCCGCCACCCTTCTCACCACTCCGACCGCGACAGCCCGGACGGCCTGGGCGGTGCCGTCGAGAGCCGAGATCCTCCCCGTTCTGCGCCGGGTCGCCGACCACTGGATCGCCACGCACACGGACCCGGGCGACAACGGCTGGGCCAACGCGACGTTCTTCAGCGGTCTGCTCGCGCTGCACCGGCTGACGGGTGACCCCCGTTACCTGGCGTACGCGCGCGGCTGGGCGGAGAAGCACGCGTACGGCCTGCGGGGCGGCGTGACGACCCGTCACGCCGACAACCACAACGCGGGACAGGCCTATCTGGACCTCTACGAGATCGAGCCGGAGGAGGGGAAACTCGCCGCGATCGAGGAGTCCCTGCGCCGCATGGTTCTCACGGACCAGCCGGGCAAGAACGACGACTGGTGGTGGGACGACGCCCTCCACATGGGCATGCCGCCGTTCGCCCGTCTCGGTGTCCTCCGCAGGGACCCGCGGTACTGGGAGAAGCTGTACGCCCTCTACGGCCACACCAAGCGCGTCGAGGGCGGGCCCGGTCTCCTCGATCCGGGCACCGGCCTGTGGTACCGCGACAAGCGATTCCTGCCCGGCGCGATCGTCTCGCCCACGGGCAAACCGGTGGTCTGGTCGCGCGGCAACGGCTGGGTGGCCGGCGGGCACGTCAAGACGCTCAAGGCCCTGCCACGGTCGGAGCGGCACACCGCCGAGTACCGGGAGACCCTGACCCGGCTGGTCACCGCCCTGCCCGCCGCGCAGCGCACGGACGGCTTCTGGAACGTCAACCTCGCCGACGCGGAGCATCTGCCCGGCCCCGAGACGAGCGGCACGTCCTTCTTCCTGTACGGCACGGCGTACGCGATCCGTGCCGGCCTCGTCCGCCGGGCGGCGTTCCTGCCGGTGGCGGACCGGGCATGGCAGGGGCTCGTCACCACGGCCGTCCATCCCGACGGCTTCCTCGGTTACGTACAGAAGGTGGGTGACCGCCCGGAGTCCAGTCAGCCGGTCACGTACGACAGCACCTCGGACTTCGGTGTGGGTGCCTTCCTGCTCGGCGGCACCGAACTCGCCCTTCTGACGAGCTGA
- a CDS encoding glycosyl hydrolase family 95 catalytic domain-containing protein: MDNNPTEPSRRRLLSLAAAAGVATALGGLPAFTASAAPQRPADAPLPKGSSRNQLWWQSPADEHSMIEQGLPIGNGRLGALASNDPGRELLLITDATMWTGGLNDKLDSDGQFPYGRENFGSFTLLGRLTVDIPDHDLGAVSGYRRTLDLAQGVVTTSYVRSGVTYKRQIFASRPDDAIVLHFTQSGGGRYTGSIALDGTHGESVTGTSFGTAFPNGLRYGAAVKASGSGGTVRVNGPRIDFSGCRELTVVVSGGTNYAPDASNGYRDPSLDPERLARTKVRDAAAHSADTLLRTHVADHRDLFEQLDISLGTSSDEQRSLDTWERLGARARDGEPDPELEAAYLQFGRYLMISGSRGSLPLNLQGLWLDGNDPDWMGDYHTDINIQMNYWMADRAGLSQCFDALTDYCLDQFQSWTKLTNDLFNDPRNRYRNSTGKVAGWTVAFSTNIHGGNGWWWHPAGNAWLCTTLWEHYEFTRSRSHLARIYPLLKGACEFWEARLITTTLPGTSQEVLIDDKDWSPEHGPQDAKGITYAQELVWVLFDHFLTASKELKKDSAYAKKIGGLQKRLYLPKVSPKTGWLEEWMSPDNLGETTHRHLSPLIGLFPGDRIRPDDSTPPEIVEGATDLLTARGMESFGWANAWRSLCWARLKDADKAYQLIVNNLRPSIDGGNGTAPNLFDIYEVEKGRGIFQIEANFGTPAAMIEMLLYSRPGHLELLPALPDAWAKSGSVTGVGVRGGFTVDLRWRDGKPTEARIHSVGGRTTTVAYGNTSRTVTLKPGGSVTLRDFAR, from the coding sequence ATGGACAACAACCCGACCGAGCCCAGCAGACGAAGACTCCTCTCACTGGCCGCGGCGGCCGGCGTCGCCACAGCCCTCGGCGGCCTGCCCGCCTTCACCGCATCGGCCGCACCCCAGCGGCCCGCCGACGCCCCGCTCCCGAAGGGGAGTTCACGCAACCAGCTGTGGTGGCAGTCGCCCGCCGACGAGCACTCGATGATCGAACAGGGCCTGCCCATCGGCAACGGCCGCCTCGGCGCCCTCGCGAGCAACGACCCCGGCCGTGAACTCCTCCTGATCACCGACGCCACCATGTGGACCGGCGGCCTCAACGACAAGCTCGACTCCGACGGCCAGTTCCCCTACGGCCGCGAGAACTTCGGCTCGTTCACGCTCCTCGGCCGCCTCACCGTCGACATCCCCGACCACGACCTGGGCGCCGTGTCCGGCTACCGCCGCACCCTCGACCTCGCGCAGGGCGTGGTGACCACGTCGTACGTCCGCTCCGGAGTGACGTACAAGCGGCAGATCTTCGCCAGCCGCCCCGACGACGCGATCGTCCTGCACTTCACGCAGAGCGGCGGCGGCCGCTACACCGGCAGCATCGCCCTCGACGGGACTCACGGGGAGAGCGTGACGGGCACCTCCTTCGGTACCGCCTTCCCGAACGGTCTGCGCTACGGCGCCGCCGTGAAGGCGTCCGGCAGTGGTGGCACCGTCCGGGTGAACGGACCGCGGATCGACTTCTCCGGCTGCAGGGAACTCACCGTCGTGGTGAGCGGCGGCACCAACTACGCGCCCGACGCCTCCAACGGCTACCGCGATCCGTCCCTCGACCCCGAGCGGCTGGCCCGTACGAAGGTCCGCGACGCGGCGGCCCACTCGGCGGACACCCTGCTGCGCACCCATGTCGCCGACCATCGAGACCTGTTCGAGCAGTTGGACATCTCGCTCGGTACGTCGTCGGACGAACAGCGCTCCCTCGACACCTGGGAACGTCTCGGGGCGCGGGCCCGGGACGGTGAGCCCGATCCCGAACTGGAGGCCGCCTACCTGCAGTTCGGCCGCTATCTGATGATCTCCGGGTCCCGCGGCAGCCTCCCGCTCAACCTCCAGGGGCTGTGGCTCGACGGCAACGACCCGGACTGGATGGGCGACTACCACACGGACATCAACATCCAGATGAACTACTGGATGGCCGACCGCGCCGGGCTGTCCCAGTGCTTCGACGCGCTCACCGACTACTGCCTCGACCAGTTCCAGTCCTGGACGAAGCTCACCAACGACCTCTTCAACGACCCGCGCAACCGCTACCGCAACTCCACCGGGAAGGTCGCCGGCTGGACCGTCGCCTTCTCCACCAACATCCATGGCGGAAACGGCTGGTGGTGGCATCCGGCGGGCAACGCCTGGCTGTGCACGACCCTGTGGGAGCACTACGAATTCACCCGGTCGCGCTCCCATCTGGCGAGGATCTACCCGCTCCTGAAGGGTGCCTGCGAGTTCTGGGAGGCGCGGCTGATCACCACGACGCTCCCCGGCACCTCGCAGGAGGTGCTCATCGACGACAAGGACTGGTCGCCCGAGCACGGCCCGCAGGACGCCAAGGGCATCACCTACGCGCAGGAACTGGTGTGGGTGCTGTTCGACCACTTCCTCACGGCTTCCAAGGAGTTGAAGAAGGACTCCGCCTACGCGAAGAAGATCGGCGGCCTCCAGAAGCGGCTGTATCTGCCGAAGGTGAGCCCCAAGACGGGCTGGCTGGAGGAGTGGATGTCGCCCGACAACCTCGGCGAGACCACCCACCGCCACCTGTCCCCGCTGATCGGGCTCTTCCCCGGGGACCGCATCCGTCCCGACGACTCCACCCCGCCGGAGATCGTCGAGGGCGCCACGGACCTGCTCACCGCGCGCGGCATGGAGAGCTTCGGCTGGGCGAACGCCTGGCGCAGTCTGTGCTGGGCCCGGCTCAAGGACGCGGACAAGGCCTACCAGCTGATCGTCAACAACCTCCGCCCGTCGATCGACGGCGGCAACGGCACCGCCCCCAACCTCTTCGACATCTACGAAGTGGAGAAGGGCCGCGGCATCTTCCAGATCGAGGCCAACTTCGGCACACCCGCGGCGATGATCGAGATGCTCCTGTACTCCCGCCCGGGCCACCTGGAGCTGCTCCCGGCCCTCCCCGACGCCTGGGCGAAGTCCGGCTCGGTCACGGGAGTCGGCGTCCGCGGCGGCTTCACCGTCGACCTGCGCTGGCGCGACGGGAAGCCCACCGAAGCCCGGATCCACAGCGTCGGCGGCCGGACCACGACAGTGGCGTACGGCAACACGTCCCGGACGGTCACGCTGAAGCCCGGCGGGTCCGTCACGCTGCGGGACTTCGCCCGATGA